One part of the Coffea eugenioides isolate CCC68of chromosome 10, Ceug_1.0, whole genome shotgun sequence genome encodes these proteins:
- the LOC113748792 gene encoding uncharacterized protein LOC113748792 encodes MAYLQPNYLNIWSRRCHTENQHYFSLLKINRRWKNSVEKARIKKLKRPSGEERRVVWKVHCRSTSNSSSVNEVELASGQLEVEGNTYYLYNRRDGFGSLLSEHGWHIRRMVETDEEMRKVAGVQAEAFHEPVVLFNDFFFEFFQAEVLSGLLYRLRNSPPDRYACLVAEPSRDSSGSNMDDLVGVVDVTVSRDDDVLQYISGADEYLYVSGIAVLNNFRRKKVATALLKACDRLCNLWGFEYLVLRAYEDDWGARELYSNAGYRVVSGDPAWLTTWIGRRRRVLMIKECDNT; translated from the exons ATGGCCTATTTGCAACCAAACTATCTCAACATTTGGTCTCGGAGATGTCACACCGAAAATCAACATTACTTTAGTCTGCTGAAGATCAATAGGAGATGGAAAAATTCAGTTGAGAAGGCAAGAATCAAAAAGTTGAAAAGGCCTTctggagaagaaagaagggtCGTTTGGAAGGTACATTGTCGCTCTACTTCGAATTCATCATCAGTCAATGAAGTGGAGCTGGCTTCAGGGCAGCTGGAAGTTGAAGGAAACACATACTATTTATATAATAGAAGAGATGGATTTGGTTCTTTATTGAGTGAGCATGGATGGCATATAAGGAGGATGGTGGAGACAGATGAAGAGATGAGGAAAGTTGCCGGAGTTCAGGCTGAAGCTTTCCATGAGCCAGTGGTTTTGTTCAATGACTTTTTCTTTGAATTCTTCCAG GCCGAAGTGCTTTCAGGACTCTTGTACAGACTCAGAAACTCACCACCAGACAG GTATGCCTGTCTAGTTGCCGAGCCTTCAAGGGATTCCTCTGGCTCTAACATGGATGATCTCGTTGGCGTTGTTGATGTCACCGTTTCGAGGGATGATGATGTCCTTCAGTACATCTCAGGAGCAGATGAATATCTTTATGTTTCTGGCATAGCCGTCTTAAACAATTTCAG GAGGAAAAAAGTTGCAACTGCTTTGTTGAAAGCCTGTGACAGGCTTTGCAACCTTTGGGGCTTTGAATATCTTGTCCTGCGGGCTTATGAAGATGACTGGGGCGCTCGAGAACTGTACTCAAATGCAGGTTATAGAGTTGTCTCAGGAGATCCTGCTTGGTTGACTACCTGGATTGGTCGAAGGCGGCGGGTTCTTATGATTAAAGAGTGTGATAATACTTAA
- the LOC113748810 gene encoding putative late blight resistance protein homolog R1A-3 codes for MASSSINSVLDNIKPLLDNIDDLANIDPELVKKEKYNEGLKIVKLESKLVRTFLLCARRWSLDGWKDARLEAFLSSLQDAVLYHAQAFCVLTEDGISFSDHLDQAILDFRAKFSSFDIEISTMYCSLRAFVVPSNLSALIDEVLVEFVDSLLENLVDVVSPIEAYDRGLHKIKFEALQEKLKFLKDFILFATWQGVESSLLKDPTAGLQAVAVQAADLSYSCWFDRLFDKKECNEMHSMISELLQDIKHLHSQFHESCIQGLRGSKLSGSLQTLNLEKDVCIAGDFADSLASILWEVLNHNTSFVVAKQDQMQMLYDGLRFLRTILKKQQEKFSGLHQKMMDLVGAAVNEAGILVLSLSANETEGGLPKDVDLGFSDLLQKIKLIRLVSSTLKSPGTNGLGLIKFLPKNLMELAELDFLAHSKDKIWTVQKDFVFLGSVFEKIAEQHNKHEKLKAFWSHVIEVANKVMFVINSFDLSPLSFDSILEELLLIKTEALEIDETYGSEAQKVVKTSNYVSSQGIIPVLNNGAVGFKDETERIINQVRHGSEKLDIVSIVGMPGLGKTTLAQRVYRDPSIIRDFHIRAWCNVSQVYCMKDLLLELLRCINPDVSKKYCDMDEQDLAHKLLNSLQRYRYFIVLDDIWDIDAWNILKRSFPDDKKRSRILITSRQYEVASQIELDREPHRLRQFTDDESWDLLQKMLFPTEPCRPELCTIGKQIAENCGGLPLTVVIVAGILATIEQDGWKQFAERMGARNVSLTEQSMNMLELSYRHVPDYLKPCLLYAGAFPQGQEIPIQRLLRLWIAEGFVKEVEQKKVEEVAEDYMMDLIGRSLIIVSKQRSFGGVKSCRVHDLVREFCATKAKEDFFQLLHGYEGLFTFSESFNTRRLCIYSKQEHFEKSRLFCPQIRCLMFFSHGDGYPRKYSDSLFIFQICKLLRVLDLGQVFLGENFPTEIEVLVELRYLAIRGMMQSIPSSIANLSNLETFILDVYLGDVMLPETIWNMTNLRHLCISGSSGDISLAKDVHENFSILYNLSTFSNLLLFIDPSMEKILRKFPNIRRLKCELSEPEDPVPDCSRIVKMNFLSQLESLSLSLYFTEQRAIQFHFPVNLKKLTLSDFSWSMISVIEELSNLEVLKLLDDRADQGDIWDASEEEEIPEEEVGEDFHGEGADEEIRWDITEEVEFPKLRILKLSRLNIIRWTGSGDHFPRLQKLILEQCWKLKEIPSCLGSNSPLEMIEIRWCPPSVVSLAEEVKEGQEEMGYEDLQILISAKAE; via the coding sequence ATGGCTTCTAGTTCCATTAATTCAGTCTTAGACAACATCAAGCCTTTGTTAGATAATATAGACGACTTGGCAAATATAGATCCAGAGTTGGTGAAGAAAGAGAAGTATAATGAGGGGCTGAAAATTGTGAAGCTTGAATCAAAACTTGTGAGAACTTTTCTTCTGTGTGCAAGAAGATGGAGCCTCGATGGATGGAAGGATGCAAGGCTTGAAGCTTTCTTGTCTAGCCTTCAAGATGCTGTTCTCTATCATGCTCAGGCCTTTTGCGTTCTAACGGAGGATGGAATCTCCTTCAGCGATCATTTGGACCAAGCGATCCTTGATTTTAGAGCAAAATTCAGCTCTTTTGACATTGAAATCAGCACGATGTACTGCAGTTTGCGGGCTTTTGTAGTGCCATCCAATCTCTCTGCTTTGATTGATGAAGTACTAGTGGAATTCGTTGACTCGCTGTTAGAGAATCTGGTGGATGTTGTCAGCCCGATTGAAGCTTATGATCGAGGTTTGCATAAGATAAAGTTCGAAGCCCTCCAAGAGAAgttaaaatttttgaaggatTTTATTCTCTTTGCAACATGGCAAGGTGTTGAGTCTAGTCTGTTGAAAGATCCCACGGCTGGCTTGCAAGCTGTGGCAGTCCAGGCAGCGGACCTCTCTTACAGTTGTTGGTTTGACAGACTATTTGATAAAAAAGAGTGTAATGAAATGCACTCTATGATTTCTGAACTGCTACAGGACATCAAGCATCTTCATTCCCAGTTTCACGAGAGTTGTATCCAGGGCTTAAGAGGTTCAAAATTATCGGGTTCATTGCAGACGTTAAATCTTGAGAAAGATGTGTGTATAGCTGGGGATTTTGCTGATTCCCTCGCAAGTATACTTTGGGAAGTTTTAAACCACAATACCAGCTTTGTGGTTGCAAAGCAAGATCAAATGCAAATGCTCTATGATGGACTCAGATTCTTGAGAACCATTCTCAAAAAGCAGCAGGAGAAGTTCAGTGGGTTACACCAAAAAATGATGGATCTTGTAGGAGCTGCAGTCAATGAGGCTGGAATTTTGGTTCTTTCACTTTCTGCAAATGAAACAGAAGGAGGCCTGCCCAAGGATGTGGATCTTGGATTTTCTGATTTGCTCCAGAAGATTAAGCTTATTAGATTGGTATCGTCAACTCTCAAGTCTCCGGGGACCAATGGGCTTGGCTTAATAAAGTTTCTTCCAAAGAATCTGATGGAACTCGCAGAGCTTGATTTCCTTGCTCATTCAAAGGATAAAATCTGGACAGTCCAGAAAGATTTTGTATTCTTGGGATCTGTTTTTGAGAAGATTGCTGAGCAGCATAACAAGCATGAAAAGCTCAAAGCTTTCTGGAGTCATGTTATTGAGGTAGCAAACAAGGTAATGTTTGTCATTAACTCCTTTGATCTTTCTCCTCTGTCCTTTGATAGCATATTAGAAGAATTATTGCTTATCAAGACTGAGGCCCTTGAGATTGATGAGACCTATGGATCTGAAGCCCAGAAAGTTGTCAAAACTTCTAATTATGTCTCATCACAAGGAATCATCCCAGTACTGAATAATGGTGCAGTAGGTTTCAAAGATGAGACAGAAAGAATAATTAATCAAGTTAGGCATGGATCAGAGAAGTTGGACATCGTATCCATTGTGGGCATGCCAGGACTTGGCAAGACAACTTTAGCCCAACGAGTGTACAGAGATCCTTCAATTATAAGAGACTTTCATATTCGGGCATGGTGCAATGTCTCTCAAGTATATTGCATGAAGGATTTGTTGCTTGAGCTTTTGCGTTGCATTAATCCTGATGTTTCTAAGAAATACTGTGACATGGATGAACAGGACTTGGCTCATAAGCTTCTTAATTCCCTGCAGAGATATAGGTACTTCATTGTCTTGGATGACATATGGGACATTGATGCATGGAATATCTTGAAAAGATCATTTCCAGATGATAAAAAGAGAAGCAGAATTCTCATAACAAGCCGACAGTATGAGGTGGCTTCACAAATTGAACTTGACCGTGAACCTCACCGTCTTCGCCAATTCACTGATGATGAGAGCTGGGATTTACTACAGAAGATGCTCTTTCCCACTGAACCTTGTCGTCCTGAACTATGCACAATTGGGAAGCAAATAGCAGAAAATTGTGGTGGGCTGCCTCTCACAGTTGTGATTGTGGCTGGAATTCTTGCAACAATAGAACAAGATGGTTGGAAACAATTTGCAGAAAGGATGGGTGCAAGAAATGTTAGTCTCACAGAGCAGTCAATGAATATGTTAGAGTTGAGCTATAGGCATGTACCTGACTACTTGAAGCCATGCCTTCTTTATGCTGGAGCATTTCCACAGGGCCAAGAAATTCCAATTCAAAGGTTGTTGCGGTTATGGATTGCTGAAGGGTTTGTTAAGGAAGTTGAGCAAAAGAAAGTAGAGGAAGTGGCAGAGGACTACATGATGGATCTGATTGGCAGAAGCTTAATTATAGTTTCCAAACAAAGATCCTTTGGTGGCGTTAAAAGTTGTCGAGTTCATGATTTGGTACGCGAGTTTTGTGCAACAAAAGCCAAAGAAGATTTTTTTCAGTTGTTACATGGTTATGAGGGGCTTTTTACTTTTAGCGAGTCATTCAATACAAGAAGATTGTGCATATACTCTAAGCAAGAGCATTTTGAGAAGTCAAGGCTATTCTGTCCTCAGATACGTTGTCTAATGTTCTTTTCTCATGGTGATGGATACCCAAGAAAGTACTCCGATAGCTTGTTCATCTTTCAAATCTGCAAACTTCTTAGAGTGTTAGATTTGGGACAGGTTTTCCTaggtgaaaattttccaactgaAATAGAGGTGCTTGTTGAGTTAAGGTACTTGGCAATCCGTGGTATGATGCAATCCATCCCATCTTCAATAGCCAACCTCTCCAATTTGGAAACCTTTATTCTCGATGTCTATTTGGGTGATGTTATGTTGCCAGAGACAATCTGGAATATGACGAATTTGAGGCATCTATGCATCAGTGGTAGTTCCGGAGACATTAGCCTGGCCAAAGACGTGCATGAAAACTTCTCCATTCTGTATAACTTGAGCACTTTCTCCAATCTGTTGCTTTTCATTGATCCAAGCATGGAAAAGATATTGAGAAAGTTCCCAAACATTCGTAGGCTAAAATGCGAACTTTCTGAACCGGAAGATCCAGTTCCAGATTGCAGTAGGATTGTGAAAATGAATTTTCTAAGTCAGCTAGAATCACTTAGTCTATCTCTATATTTCACTGAACAACGAGCTATTCAGTTTCACTTTCCAGTTAACCTCAAAAAGTTGACTCTCTCGGACTTCTCCTGGAGTATGATTTCCGTGATTGAGGAACTATCCAATCTCGAGGTTCTCAAATTATTGGATGATAGAGCAGATCAGGGGGACATATGGGACGCAAGTGAAGAGGAAGAAATCCCAGAGGAAGAAGTCGGGGAGGATTTCCATGGGGAGGGAGCTGATGAGGAGATAAGATGGGACATCACAGAAGAAGTTGAATTCCCCAAACTCAGAATCTTAAAATTGTCTCGCTTGAATATCATCAGGTGGACAGGATCAGGCGATCATTTTCCACGTCTTCAAAAATTAATATTGGAGCAGTGTtggaaattgaaagaaattccTTCTTGTTTGGGGTCTAATTCACCTCTAGAAATGATTGAGATTCGCTGGTGTCCGCCTTCTGTTGTAAGCTTAGCAGAGGAGGTTAAGGAAGGACAGGAGGAAATGGGATACGAGGACCTGCAGATTCTCATCTCAGCCAAAGCAGAATAG